The following proteins are co-located in the Argopecten irradians isolate NY chromosome 9, Ai_NY, whole genome shotgun sequence genome:
- the LOC138331672 gene encoding stromelysin-1-like: MTITMGPRQIVTTFCLLVHVNYICYGLTNLEIDDFCRRYGYLQDRMPGTDIPATPEHRELCLKRFQNFNELTVTGVADAATIHRMNQRRCDCTDMLKPEKKLMMRTRRDLKQFKPAAFNQGPGKWDTTRLTYAFLRRNGFTRQVPESVIRIEIERAFKVWTDVSALVITETNDEDSADIVISFERGAHGDGSAFDGNGQVLAHAFYPNNGDTHFDDDEVWVVNRTGVDLFTVAAHEFGHALGLAHSSNSEALMAPFYAGYKPNYQLHWDDIRGIQSLYGASTNNPTRPPVTTLPPPRTTPTPRPTQPIPTTPQPTTPEICRFEFHGVMREDNGDILAFNSKGDVMRMTLNLGFIEQFKSSDIFPDAPEKFDDVINVPSAGTVFFRRALNWKYQIKAGTVSERELTVRGYIPDARRLLREKIRAVFALSHNRVFVIGRYFVQEFNAQTMEMVPGSYDYFTSMFPGIPDELDAAVATSSREVYFFKGSQFWRFYLPSRRILEQGLIARRFIGGQCV, from the exons ATGACAATAACAATGGGACCTAGGCAGATAGTCACCACCTTCTGTCTCCTGGTGCATGTCAATTACATTTGTTATGGATTAACAAACCTTGAAATAGAT GACTTTTGTCGACGGTATGGGTATCTGCAGGACAGAATGCCTGGGACAGATATTCCTGCTACGCCAGAACATAGAGAATTATGCCTCAA ACGctttcaaaatttcaatgaaCTGACGGTCACGGGGGTCGCTGATGCTGCTACAATCCATCGGATGAATCAACGTAGGTGTGATTGTACTGATATGCTGAAGCCAGAGAAAAAGCTTATGATGAGAACACGAAGAGATTTAAAACAGTTCAAACCGGCAGCATTTAACCAAG GGCCAGGGAAATGGGATACGACAAGACTGACATATGCCTTTCTCAGAAGAAATGGGTTCACCAGACAAGTGCCCGAGTCTGTCATCAG GATAGAAATTGAGCGTGCATTTAAAGTGTGGACAGACGTCTCTGCGTTAGTAATAACTGAAACAAATGACGAGGATAGTGCAGACATCGTAATATCATTTGAGAGAGGCGCGCATGGGGACGGGTCAGCGTTTGATGGAAATG GACAAGTATTGGCACATGCTTTTTATCCAAATAATGGAGACACACATTTCGACGACGATGAAGTCTGGGTTGTTAACCGAACTGGTGTTGACCTATTTACCGTAGCGGCACACGAGTTTGGTCATGCTTTGGGGCTGGCACACTCTTCCAATAGCGAGGCCCTAATGGCTCCTTTCTATGCGGGATATAAACCAAACTATCAACTTCATTGGGATGACATACGAGGAATACAGAGCTTATACG GTGCTTCGACAAATAACCCCACGCGTCCACCAGTGACTACCCTCCCACCGCCGCGGACCACACCGACACCACGCCCAACTCAACCCATACCCACCACTCCCCAGCCAACAACACCAGAGATTTGTAGATTCGAATTCCATGGTGTCATGAGAG AGGACAATGGCGATATTCTGGCGTTTAATTCGAAGGGAGACGTGATGAGGATGACCTTGAACTTAGGATTTATCGAACAATTTAAATCTTCCGACATTTTCCCGGATGCGCCTGAGAAATTCGATGACGTCATAAATGTGCCATCAGCAGGAACAGTGTTTTTCAGAA GGGCATTGAATTGGAAATACCAGATAAAAGCAGGCACGGTATCGGAAAGGGAATTGACTGTGAGAGGTTATATTCCGGATGCCCGGCGGTTACTCCGTGAAAAGATCAGGGCAGTATTCGCACTGAGTCATAATAGGGTTTTCGTCATCGGG AGATACTTTGTACAAGAGTTCAACGCTCAGACTATGGAGATGGTTCCCGGTTCGTACGATTATTTTACGTCAATGTTTCCGGGTATACCAGATGAGTTAGACGCAGCAGTGGCCACTAGTTCTAGAGAAGTCTACTTCTTTAAGGGCTCCCA GTTTTGGCGATTTTATTTACCGTCTCGTAGAATTTTAGAACAAGGACTTATCGCGCGCCGCTTTATAGGAGGACAGTGTGTGTAA